The proteins below are encoded in one region of Verrucomicrobiia bacterium:
- a CDS encoding glycosyltransferase family 1 protein → MITSILIDATHIGTNQPTGVERYVDALLPVLSEKLMAAGVDVTWVSHYDEPAHPAGVKWIRSEHVHGWGQFAVRQLMLDGKFDLYFTPSSIVPLGGLFQRSMTMHDLSFMRFPKAYSPSQRIRLGWWAPRAAVLSRTIIVPSEFVKNDLIRFWKVPTNKIEVAYHGPIPLSEKAVTVEGVNPEKPFIVYMGRLEEKKGLTPLILAFVELAKKNPDLQLVLAGKAGVGEDIVRRTVREMDSATNNRIILPGYVSNEQQRWLYDHARVVAVPSPAEGFGFGVLEGFESSVPVVCSTEGAAPEIGGDAVLKASNLPSWIGLLNQALEDEPTRSRLIAEGKKRLTQFSWDKSAQETAEALIRD, encoded by the coding sequence ATGATCACGTCCATCCTTATCGATGCCACTCATATTGGCACCAACCAGCCTACGGGTGTGGAGCGGTACGTTGACGCGCTTCTCCCCGTCTTGAGCGAAAAGCTTATGGCCGCAGGGGTGGATGTTACTTGGGTCAGCCACTATGACGAGCCAGCCCACCCGGCCGGGGTGAAGTGGATCCGTTCTGAGCACGTCCATGGCTGGGGCCAGTTTGCCGTGCGCCAGCTCATGCTGGATGGCAAATTTGACCTTTACTTTACGCCCTCTAGCATTGTGCCCCTAGGCGGTCTTTTCCAGCGCTCCATGACCATGCATGACCTGTCCTTTATGCGCTTTCCCAAGGCGTACAGTCCAAGCCAGCGCATACGGCTCGGCTGGTGGGCGCCCCGTGCTGCAGTACTGTCGCGCACAATTATTGTGCCAAGCGAATTTGTAAAAAATGACCTCATCCGCTTTTGGAAAGTTCCCACTAATAAGATAGAGGTGGCATACCATGGCCCAATTCCTCTCAGCGAGAAGGCAGTAACGGTGGAGGGTGTCAATCCGGAAAAGCCGTTCATTGTGTACATGGGCCGTTTAGAGGAGAAGAAAGGATTGACTCCCCTCATTCTCGCTTTCGTAGAGCTCGCTAAAAAGAACCCGGACTTGCAGTTGGTCCTTGCTGGTAAGGCTGGTGTTGGTGAGGATATTGTCCGCCGCACTGTGCGCGAGATGGACAGCGCTACTAACAACCGGATTATTTTGCCAGGCTATGTTTCCAATGAGCAGCAGCGCTGGCTCTATGATCACGCACGGGTCGTGGCCGTCCCTTCTCCCGCGGAAGGGTTTGGCTTTGGGGTATTGGAAGGTTTTGAGTCGAGTGTCCCAGTAGTCTGCAGTACCGAGGGTGCTGCCCCGGAAATTGGCGGCGATGCCGTCCTTAAAGCTTCAAACCTCCCTAGCTGGATTGGACTCCTGAATCAGGCCTTAGAGGATGAGCCTACCCGTTCCCGCCTTATTGCCGAGGGTAAAAAGCGCCTTACCCAGTTTAGCTGGGACAAGTCTGCGCAAGAGACGGCCGAAGCGCTCATAAGGGATTAA